In a genomic window of Micromonospora cremea:
- a CDS encoding epoxide hydrolase family protein — translation MTGTAIRPFRVEIPQTALDDLAARLSLTIWPAELPGAGDDYGMSNDRVRALVDRWRDGFDWRAVEARLNAYPQFRTEIDGEQIHFLHVRSSRPDATPLVLTHGWPGSVLEYLDVIAPLTEPTAPDAPAFHLVIPSLPGFGFSGPTRSAGWNRHRTARAWAELMSRLGYDRYGAVGNDAGSMVAPELGRIDAAHVLGVHVTQLFSFPSGDPAEFAGLSEADQAALKHLQWFYENKFSFNQVHSQQPQTLAFGLADSPVGLLAWNAQLVDVSLDADFILANVALYWFTGTAASAIRFYWEDAHAGDTPTEPTTVPTALAMFPGDFQSIRRFAERDHANIVRWTAYGTDVDGRGDVGGHYAAHQATDVLAADIREFFASLR, via the coding sequence ATGACCGGCACCGCGATCCGCCCGTTCCGCGTCGAGATCCCGCAGACCGCCCTCGACGACCTGGCCGCCCGACTGAGCCTCACGATCTGGCCCGCCGAACTGCCCGGCGCCGGCGACGACTACGGGATGAGCAACGACCGGGTCCGCGCCCTCGTCGACCGGTGGCGGGACGGGTTCGACTGGCGGGCCGTCGAGGCCCGACTGAACGCGTACCCGCAGTTCCGCACCGAGATCGACGGCGAGCAGATCCACTTCCTGCACGTGCGGTCGTCCCGACCGGACGCCACCCCACTGGTGCTCACCCACGGCTGGCCCGGCTCGGTGCTGGAGTACCTGGACGTGATCGCCCCGCTCACCGAGCCGACCGCACCGGACGCGCCAGCCTTCCACCTGGTCATCCCGTCGCTGCCGGGCTTCGGGTTCAGCGGCCCGACCCGCAGCGCCGGCTGGAACCGACACCGCACCGCCCGCGCCTGGGCGGAGCTCATGAGCCGATTGGGGTACGACCGCTACGGCGCGGTCGGCAACGACGCCGGCTCGATGGTCGCGCCGGAGCTGGGCCGGATCGACGCGGCGCACGTGCTCGGCGTGCACGTCACCCAACTCTTCTCGTTCCCCTCGGGGGACCCGGCCGAGTTCGCCGGGCTCTCCGAGGCGGACCAGGCGGCGCTCAAGCACCTCCAGTGGTTCTACGAGAACAAGTTCTCCTTCAACCAGGTGCACAGCCAGCAGCCGCAGACCCTGGCGTTCGGGCTGGCCGACTCGCCGGTCGGGCTGCTGGCCTGGAACGCCCAGCTCGTCGACGTGAGCCTGGACGCCGACTTCATCCTGGCCAACGTGGCGCTCTACTGGTTCACCGGCACGGCCGCCTCGGCGATCCGGTTCTACTGGGAGGACGCGCACGCCGGCGACACGCCGACCGAGCCGACCACCGTGCCGACCGCGCTGGCCATGTTCCCCGGCGACTTCCAGTCGATCCGCCGCTTCGCCGAGCGGGACCACGCGAACATCGTCCGGTGGACGGCGTACGGGACAGACGTCGACGGGCGGGGCGACGTCGGCGGCCACTACGCCGCTCACCAGGCCACCGACGTGCTGGCCGCCGACATCCGCGAGTTCTTCGCCAGCCTTCGCTGA
- a CDS encoding ArsR/SmtB family transcription factor gives MEYVGTALAEMTMPQISPLAGEPIERADAERLAGVLKALADPARLRLLSLIQSAPEGEACVCDLTAPLGLSQPTVSHHLRILTEAGLLEREKRGVWAYYRLVPSAIATIADLLTPPRKRATKKAR, from the coding sequence ATGGAATACGTGGGAACTGCGTTGGCCGAAATGACTATGCCTCAGATCTCGCCGCTTGCCGGTGAGCCGATCGAACGTGCCGATGCCGAGCGTCTCGCGGGGGTCCTCAAGGCCCTTGCCGATCCCGCTCGGTTGCGGCTGCTCAGCCTGATCCAGTCGGCCCCTGAGGGCGAGGCGTGCGTCTGTGACCTGACGGCGCCGCTCGGCCTCTCTCAGCCGACGGTCAGTCACCACCTGCGTATCCTCACCGAGGCCGGCTTGCTGGAGCGGGAGAAGCGCGGTGTCTGGGCGTACTACCGGCTGGTCCCGAGTGCGATCGCGACGATCGCCGACCTGCTGACCCCGCCGCGCAAGCGGGCCACCAAGAAGGCCCGCTGA
- the clpB gene encoding ATP-dependent chaperone ClpB codes for MNTERLTTKSRETITGAVALANQRGHATVEPWHLLLSLLDTDGSTAAGLLRAVGADPAELRRAAQRAVDALPAARGSSIAEPTLAREFVNAIGAAEQIARPLGDEYTSTEHLLAGLARVGGAVSGALTSVGATEETLVAAFPSVRGGDRRVTTADPEQTYQALAKYGVDLTASARDGKIDPVIGRDSEIRRVIQVLSRRTKNNPVLIGEPGVGKTAIVEGLAQRIVAGDVPESLRDKKLVSLDLGAMVAGAQYRGQFEERLKSVLEEIKNSNGQVITFLDELHTVVGAGKGEGSMDAGNMLKPMLARGELRMVGATTLDEYREHIEKDPALERRFQPVLVGEPTIEDTIGILRGLKERYEVHHGVRITDAALVAAASLSDRYITDRFLPDKAIDLVDESASRLRMEIDSRPVEVDEIERAVRRLEIEEMALAKEPDAASAERLARLRKELADKREQLTVLSERWQTEKSHITKLSTAKEELERLGGEAERAERDGELERAAELRYGRIPALKVELKQAEEELAQLQADGAMLKEEVGADDIAAVVASWTGIPAGRLLEGETAKLLRMEESLGGRVVGQAEAVGAVADAVRRARAGVADPDRPTGSFLFLGPTGVGKTELAKALAEFLFDDERAMVRIDMSEYGEKHSVARLVGAPPGYIGYEEGGQLTEAVRRRPYSVILLDEVEKAHPDVFDVLLQVLDDGRLTDGQGRTVDFRNAILILTSNLGSSVISDLTLAEEQRREGVLAVVRSHFKPEFLNRLDDIVVFASLRGDDLRSIVDIQLDRMRRRLADRRLGLEITDAARGWLAEHGYDPIYGARPLRRLVQTAIGDQLARALLSGTIRDGDTVKVDLTTPTNTLTVTPA; via the coding sequence ATGAACACCGAACGCCTCACCACCAAGAGCCGCGAAACCATCACCGGTGCCGTCGCGCTGGCTAACCAGCGCGGCCACGCCACCGTGGAGCCCTGGCACCTGCTGCTGTCCCTGCTGGACACCGACGGCTCGACCGCCGCCGGCCTGCTGCGCGCCGTCGGGGCCGACCCCGCCGAGCTGCGCCGGGCCGCCCAGCGGGCGGTCGACGCCCTGCCGGCGGCGCGGGGCTCCAGCATCGCCGAGCCCACGCTGGCCCGGGAATTCGTCAACGCCATCGGCGCCGCCGAGCAGATCGCCCGGCCGCTGGGCGACGAGTACACGTCCACCGAGCACCTGCTCGCCGGCCTGGCCCGGGTGGGCGGCGCGGTGTCCGGCGCGCTGACGTCGGTCGGCGCCACCGAGGAGACCCTGGTCGCCGCCTTCCCGAGCGTCCGGGGTGGGGACCGGCGGGTCACCACCGCCGACCCGGAGCAGACCTACCAGGCCCTGGCCAAGTACGGCGTCGACCTGACCGCCAGCGCCCGCGACGGCAAGATCGATCCGGTGATCGGCCGGGACTCGGAGATCCGCCGGGTGATCCAGGTGCTCTCCCGGCGTACCAAGAACAACCCGGTGCTGATCGGCGAGCCCGGCGTCGGCAAGACCGCCATCGTCGAGGGCCTCGCCCAGCGGATCGTCGCCGGTGATGTGCCCGAGTCGCTGCGCGACAAGAAGCTGGTCTCGCTGGACCTCGGCGCGATGGTCGCCGGCGCCCAGTACCGCGGCCAGTTCGAGGAGCGGCTGAAGTCCGTGCTGGAGGAGATCAAGAACTCCAACGGGCAGGTCATCACGTTCCTCGACGAGCTGCACACCGTCGTCGGCGCCGGCAAGGGCGAGGGCTCGATGGACGCCGGCAACATGCTCAAGCCGATGCTCGCCCGCGGTGAGCTGCGGATGGTCGGCGCGACCACGCTGGACGAGTACCGCGAGCACATCGAGAAGGACCCGGCGCTGGAGCGCCGCTTCCAGCCGGTGCTGGTCGGCGAGCCGACCATTGAGGACACCATCGGCATCCTGCGCGGGCTCAAGGAGCGCTACGAGGTGCACCACGGCGTCCGGATCACCGACGCCGCGCTGGTCGCCGCCGCGTCGCTGTCGGACCGCTACATCACCGACCGGTTCCTGCCGGACAAGGCGATCGACCTGGTCGACGAGTCCGCGTCCCGGCTCCGGATGGAGATCGACTCCCGGCCGGTCGAGGTGGACGAGATCGAGCGGGCGGTCCGTCGGCTGGAGATCGAGGAGATGGCGCTGGCCAAGGAGCCGGACGCCGCCTCCGCCGAGCGGTTGGCCCGGCTGCGCAAGGAGCTGGCGGACAAGCGTGAGCAGCTCACCGTGCTCTCCGAGCGCTGGCAGACGGAGAAGAGCCACATCACCAAGCTCTCCACCGCCAAGGAGGAGCTGGAGCGTCTGGGCGGCGAGGCCGAGCGGGCCGAGCGCGACGGGGAGTTGGAGCGCGCCGCCGAGCTGCGCTACGGCCGGATTCCCGCGCTCAAGGTCGAGCTGAAGCAGGCCGAGGAGGAGCTGGCCCAGCTCCAGGCCGACGGCGCGATGCTCAAGGAGGAGGTCGGCGCGGACGACATCGCCGCGGTGGTCGCCTCCTGGACCGGCATCCCGGCCGGTCGGCTGCTCGAGGGCGAGACGGCCAAGCTGCTCCGGATGGAGGAGTCGCTGGGCGGCCGGGTGGTCGGCCAGGCCGAGGCGGTCGGCGCGGTCGCCGACGCGGTGCGCCGGGCGCGGGCCGGGGTTGCCGATCCGGACCGCCCGACCGGCAGCTTCCTCTTCCTCGGCCCGACCGGTGTCGGCAAGACCGAGCTGGCCAAGGCCCTCGCCGAGTTCCTCTTCGACGACGAGCGGGCGATGGTCCGCATCGACATGAGCGAGTACGGCGAGAAGCACTCGGTGGCCCGCCTGGTCGGTGCCCCTCCCGGCTACATCGGCTACGAGGAGGGCGGCCAGCTCACCGAGGCGGTGCGCCGCCGGCCGTACTCGGTGATCCTGCTGGACGAGGTGGAGAAGGCCCACCCGGACGTCTTCGACGTGCTGCTCCAGGTGCTCGACGACGGTCGGCTCACCGATGGTCAGGGCCGCACGGTGGACTTCCGTAACGCGATCCTGATCCTCACCTCCAACCTCGGGTCGTCGGTGATCAGCGACCTGACGCTGGCCGAGGAGCAGCGCCGCGAGGGGGTCCTCGCCGTGGTCCGGTCGCACTTCAAGCCGGAGTTCCTCAACCGGCTGGACGACATCGTGGTCTTCGCCTCGCTGCGCGGGGACGACCTGCGCTCCATCGTGGACATCCAGCTGGACCGGATGCGGCGCCGGCTGGCCGACCGCCGGCTCGGCCTGGAGATCACCGACGCGGCCCGCGGCTGGCTCGCCGAGCACGGGTACGACCCGATCTACGGTGCCCGCCCGTTGCGCCGTCTGGTCCAGACCGCGATCGGTGACCAGCTGGCCAGGGCCCTGCTGTCGGGCACGATCCGCGACGGCGACACCGTCAAGGTCGACCTGACCACCCCGACGAACACCCTGACGGTAACCCCGGCCTGA
- a CDS encoding SDR family NAD(P)-dependent oxidoreductase translates to MTLDPATAERRALITGATAGIGAAFTRRLAADGWHLVLVARDAGRLTELAAELGSRHGREVETISADLSTDDGCAVVEQRLTGGSPVHLLVNNAGISLNKPFLRSSAEDEARLLRLNVHAVMRLTLAALRPMTERRDGAVINVSSVAGFGAVMPGSTYSASKAWVTNFSESVGQSARPFGVRVMALCPGYTRTEFHQRAGINMSKTPEWMWLRAEDVVDEALRDLGKGKLVSIPAWKYKVAVAGLRHAPRRLLQAVARDTRGRIGRDER, encoded by the coding sequence GTGACGCTCGACCCCGCGACCGCCGAGCGACGGGCCCTGATCACCGGCGCCACCGCCGGCATCGGCGCTGCGTTCACCCGCCGGCTGGCCGCTGACGGCTGGCACCTGGTGCTGGTCGCCCGGGACGCGGGCCGGTTGACCGAGCTGGCCGCCGAGCTGGGTTCCCGACACGGCCGCGAGGTGGAGACGATATCGGCGGACCTGTCCACCGACGACGGCTGCGCCGTGGTGGAGCAGCGGCTCACCGGCGGCAGCCCCGTGCACCTGCTGGTCAACAACGCCGGGATCAGCCTGAACAAACCGTTCCTGCGTTCCTCCGCGGAAGATGAGGCCCGCCTGCTGCGGCTCAACGTGCACGCGGTCATGCGGCTGACCCTGGCGGCGCTGCGTCCGATGACCGAACGGCGCGACGGGGCAGTGATAAATGTCTCTTCAGTTGCCGGATTCGGCGCGGTGATGCCGGGATCGACCTACTCGGCCAGCAAGGCGTGGGTCACCAATTTCAGCGAGTCCGTGGGCCAGTCGGCACGCCCGTTCGGCGTCCGGGTGATGGCCCTGTGCCCCGGCTACACCCGTACGGAGTTCCATCAGCGGGCCGGCATCAACATGTCGAAGACGCCGGAGTGGATGTGGCTACGGGCCGAGGATGTGGTCGACGAAGCCTTGCGTGACCTGGGCAAAGGCAAGTTGGTCAGCATTCCGGCGTGGAAGTACAAAGTGGCCGTCGCCGGTCTGCGGCACGCGCCGCGCAGGCTGCTCCAGGCGGTCGCAAGGGACACCCGCGGCAGGATCGGTCGCGACGAGCGCTGA
- a CDS encoding DUF4178 domain-containing protein — MDGSVTYLVAAVAVLAVVVFVIVVWARRRAATRPGGARPAGRPARGRAAEPLRGGPHRLAPGDRVRIREREYAVSGTIRLVEGDWSWVQHLLDDASGTRHRLSVEDGPDLELVLWTAEPGATVTPGAPTIDLGGRRYTWAETGQSRYTAIGETGLPAAGTMRYHDYQSGGGARLSFEAYGEEGWRVARGDLLDPTELTIRPTAEER; from the coding sequence GTGGACGGGTCGGTGACGTACCTGGTGGCGGCGGTGGCCGTACTCGCGGTGGTCGTGTTCGTGATCGTCGTGTGGGCCCGGCGGCGGGCGGCGACCCGGCCCGGCGGCGCGCGGCCCGCCGGACGGCCGGCGCGCGGCCGCGCGGCGGAGCCGCTGCGCGGTGGTCCGCACCGTCTGGCCCCGGGCGACCGCGTGCGGATCCGCGAGCGGGAGTACGCGGTGAGCGGCACGATCCGCCTGGTCGAGGGGGACTGGAGTTGGGTGCAGCACCTGCTCGACGACGCCTCCGGCACTCGCCACCGGTTGTCGGTGGAGGACGGCCCCGACCTGGAGTTGGTGCTCTGGACCGCTGAACCCGGCGCGACCGTCACCCCGGGCGCCCCCACCATCGACCTCGGCGGGCGGCGCTACACCTGGGCCGAGACCGGGCAGTCGCGCTACACCGCCATCGGGGAGACCGGGCTGCCGGCGGCCGGGACGATGCGCTACCACGACTACCAGTCCGGCGGCGGCGCGCGGCTCTCCTTCGAGGCGTACGGCGAAGAGGGCTGGCGGGTCGCCCGCGGCGACCTGCTCGACCCCACCGAGCTGACGATCCGACCCACCGCCGAAGAGCGCTGA
- a CDS encoding TetR/AcrR family transcriptional regulator, with translation MPTSPGKTEAPLAGRRAQAARNDEVILEAARAVFLDDPKAPIAAVAERAGVGISALYRRYAGKEDLLRQLCHDGLRRYVAEAETALAEPDDWVAFAGFVARVVDADVHSLTVHLAGTFTPNEEMGRDAVRANELATALFERARASGRLRPDVVVQDLGLLLEACAAVRVPDPERTRQLRRRQLAVLLAGLSAAPGTDPLPGPPPAAGEFDWRWQRRE, from the coding sequence ATGCCGACTTCCCCCGGAAAGACCGAAGCGCCGCTGGCCGGCCGCCGTGCCCAGGCCGCCCGCAACGACGAGGTGATCCTCGAAGCAGCCCGCGCGGTCTTCCTCGACGACCCGAAGGCGCCGATCGCCGCCGTCGCCGAACGTGCCGGCGTCGGCATCAGCGCCCTCTACCGGCGGTACGCGGGCAAGGAAGACCTGCTGCGCCAGCTCTGCCATGACGGGCTGCGCCGGTACGTCGCCGAAGCCGAGACCGCCCTCGCGGAGCCGGACGACTGGGTCGCGTTCGCCGGATTCGTGGCCCGGGTGGTCGACGCCGACGTGCACTCGCTCACCGTCCACCTGGCCGGCACCTTCACGCCGAACGAGGAGATGGGCCGGGACGCGGTGCGCGCCAACGAACTGGCCACCGCCCTGTTCGAGCGGGCCCGTGCCAGTGGGCGGCTGCGCCCCGACGTGGTCGTGCAGGATCTGGGCCTGTTGCTGGAGGCGTGCGCCGCGGTGCGCGTACCCGATCCGGAGCGGACCCGGCAGTTGCGCCGTCGTCAGCTCGCGGTGCTGCTGGCCGGACTGTCGGCGGCGCCGGGCACCGACCCGCTTCCCGGCCCGCCCCCGGCGGCCGGGGAATTCGACTGGCGGTGGCAGCGCCGGGAGTGA
- the pyrE gene encoding orotate phosphoribosyltransferase — protein sequence MGDHDDLRKFITDLAVVHGRVVLSSGREADWYVDLRRVTLHHQAAPLVGRVLLDLTADWKYDAVGGLTLGADPVALSMLHAAAPTGRALDAFVVRKTGKAHGLQRRIEGPEVVGRRVLAVEDTSTTGGSVLTAVEALREAGAEVVGVAVIVDRGAGDAVRAAGLPYRAAYTLADLGLVA from the coding sequence ATGGGGGACCACGACGACCTGCGTAAATTCATTACCGACCTGGCTGTGGTCCACGGACGGGTCGTGCTCTCCTCGGGGCGGGAGGCAGACTGGTACGTCGATCTGCGTCGCGTCACGCTCCATCACCAGGCCGCTCCATTGGTCGGCCGGGTGCTGCTCGACCTCACCGCCGATTGGAAGTACGACGCCGTCGGCGGGCTCACCCTGGGCGCGGACCCTGTCGCGCTCTCGATGCTGCACGCCGCTGCTCCGACCGGTCGGGCCCTGGACGCCTTTGTGGTGCGAAAGACGGGTAAGGCCCACGGTCTACAACGGCGGATCGAGGGACCGGAGGTGGTCGGCCGCCGAGTGTTGGCGGTGGAGGATACGTCCACGACAGGCGGAAGTGTGTTGACCGCGGTCGAGGCGCTTCGTGAGGCCGGAGCCGAAGTCGTTGGCGTGGCGGTTATTGTTGATCGAGGTGCCGGCGACGCGGTGCGAGCCGCCGGATTGCCGTACCGGGCGGCCTATACGTTGGCTGACCTCGGCCTTGTGGCGTAA